One Miscanthus floridulus cultivar M001 chromosome 11, ASM1932011v1, whole genome shotgun sequence DNA window includes the following coding sequences:
- the LOC136492699 gene encoding protein NARROW LEAF 1-like → MQPSDIWKVHAGSLQSEGSGLDMERNGCNHNCCPYPLQPIASAGQHSESTAAYFSWPTSTLMHGSAEGRANYFGNLQKGVLPGHLGRLPKGQQATTLLDLMIIRAFHSKILRRFSLGTAIGFRIREGTLTDTPAILVFVARKVHRKWLSPTQCLPAALEGPGGVWCDVDVVEFSYYGAPAPTPKEQLYDELVDGLRGSDPIVGSGSQVASLETYGTLGAIVKSRTGNKQVGFLTNRHVAVDLDYPNQKMFHPLPPNLGPGVYLGAVERATSFITDDVWYGIYAGTNPETFVRADGAFIPFADDFDTTSVSTSVKGVGVIGDVKAIDLQSPIGSLIGRQVVKVGRSSGLTTGTVVAYALEYNDEKGICFFTDFLVVGENQQTFDLEGDSGSLIILTGQDGEKPQPIGIIWGGTANRGRLKLKSGQGPENWTSGVDLGRLLDLLELDLITTSEGLQAALDEQKIILADAAAAATNSTATESSPVAGPQENDKIDKIYEPLGINIIPRDGSAISTDQPNENMEELNLMSPTRNGEEGNGDLNNLVDLELENSPDGISIALNLGEREPKRLRTDSDSTLDIDLQK, encoded by the exons ATGCAGCCCTCAGATATTTGGAAGGTGCATGCTGGTTCATTGCAGTCAGAGGGTTCGGGTCTGGATATGGAGAGGAACGGATGCAATCATAATTGTTGTCCATATCCTCTCCAACCAATTGCCTCAGCTGGTCAGCACTCTGAAAGCACCGCTGCATACTTTTCTTGGCCTACATCTACACTAATGCACGGCTCAGCTGAAGGCCGTGCTAATTACTTTGGGAATCTACAGAAGGGTGTACTACCAGGACATCTTGGTCGCTTGCCAAAGGGTCAGCAAGCCACCACCTTACTTGATTTAATGATTATAAGAGCATTCCACAGCAAGATTCTCCGCCGATTTAGTCTTGGTACAGCAATAGGCTTTAGAATCAGGGAAGGAACATTGACTGACACCCCTGCCATCCTTGTGTTTGTTGCTCGAAAGGTTCACAGGAAGTGGCTCAGCCCTACTCAATGTCTTCCAGCTGCCCTTGAG GGACCTGGGGGGGTGTggtgtgatgttgatgttgttGAATTTTCTTATTATGGTGCACCAGCTCCAACACCAAAGGAACAACTTTATGATGAGCTTGTTGATGGATTGCGTGGTAGCGACCCTATTGTAGGCTCAGGTTCACAG GTGGCTAGTCTTGAGACCTATGGGACTTTGGGTGCCATTGTCAAGAGTCGAACTGGCAATAAGCAAGTTGGGTTCCTTACAAACAGGCATGTTGCGGTTGATCTGGATTATCCCAACCAGAAGATGTTCCATCCGCTGCCTCCTAATCTTGGACCTGGAGTTTACCTAGGTGCCGTTGAGAGAGCAACATCATTTATAACAGACGATGTTTGGTACGGGATCTACGCAGGAACAAACCCAG AAACTTTTGTCCGAGCTGATGGTGCATTTATACCATTTGCTGATGATTTTGACACTACTAGTGTTAGCACCTCGGTTAAAGGAGTTGGAGTCATTGGTGATGTGAAGGCAATTGATTTGCAATCCCCAATTGGCAGTCTCATCGGGAGACAAGTTGTCAAAGTTGGAAGAAGTTCTGGTCTGACGACGGGGACTGTTGTCGCATACGCACTTGAGTACAATGATGAGAAGGGAATATGCTTCTTCACTGACTTTCTTGTCGTTGGGGAGAACCAACAAACGTTTGATCTTGAAGGGGACAGTGGAAGCCTCATAATCTTAACAGGACAAGACGGTGAGAAGCCGCAGCCTATAGGGATTATATGGGGTGGTACAGCTAATCGGGGAAGGTTGAAACTTAAAAGTGGCCAGGGTCCAGAGAACTGGACAAGTGGAGTTGATCTCGGCCGCCTTCTTGATCTCCTGGAGCTAGATCTGATCACAACAAGTGAAGGGCTACAAG CTGCCTTGGATGAACAAAAGATTATTTTAGCTGACGCCGCCGCTGCGGCTACTAATTCAACTGCCACAGAATCGTCACCTGTTGCTGGCCCTCAAGAGAATGATAAAATCGACAAAATCTATGAGCCTCTCGGCATCAACATCATTCCTCGAGATGGTTCTGCCATATCAACGGACCAACCCAACGAGAATATGGAGGAGCTAAACCTAATGTCTCCTACGCGCAACGGTGAAGAAGGCAATGGTGACTTGAATAACTTGGTGGACTTGGAATTGGAAAATTCACCTGATGGTATTTCTATAGCTCTGAACCTGGGAGAGCGGGAGCCAAAAAGACTCCGCACTGATTCTGATTCGACGCTGGACATAGACTTGCAGAAATGA
- the LOC136492700 gene encoding polyamine oxidase 4-like — protein sequence MDPNGLKTGGLLLPTIERRCTSPPSVIVIGGGISGVAAARALSNSSFKVTVLESRDRIGGRVHTDYSFGCPIDMGASWLHGVCNENSLAPLIGYLGLRLYRTSNDNSVLYDHDLESYALFDKDGNQVPKETVDKVGETFERILEETVKVRDEQEHDMPLLQAISIVFERHPHLKLEGLDDQVLQWCVCRLEAWFAADADEISLKNWDQERVLTGGHGLMVNGYYPVIEALAQGLDIRLNQRVTEINRQYNGVKVTTEDGTGYFADACIISVPLGVLKANIIKFEPELPSWKSSAIADLGVGVENKIAMHFDTVFWPNVEVLGMVGPTPKACGYFLNLHKATGNSVLVYMAAGRFAQEVEKLSDKEAVSLVVSHLKKMLPYATEPTKYLVSRWGSDPNSLGSYSCDLVGKPADVCARFSAPVENLYFGGEAASAEHSGSVHGAYSSGIAAAEECRKRLLTLKGIPDLVQVAAWEEMAGAVAPLQICRT from the exons ATGGATCCTAATGGCCTCAAAACTGGAG GCCTTTTGCTCCCGACCATTGAGAGGCGGTGCACGTCGCCTCCATCCGTCATTGTCATCGGCGGTGGCATCTCGGGCGTTGCAGCTGCCCGTGCCCTCTCCAATTCTTCATTCAAG GTGACTGTTTTGGAGTCGAGAGATCGTATTGGCGGGCGCGTTCATACTGATTACTCATTTGGATGTCCAATTGATATGGGAGCCTCATG GCTACACGGCGTGTGTAATGAGAATTCATTGGCACCATTGATTGGCTATCTTGGGCTGAGGTTATATCGCACAAGCAATGACAACTCAGTTCTGTATGATCATGATTTAGAAAG CTATGCTCTCTTCGATAAGGATGGTAATCAGGTCCCAAAGGAGACAGTTGATAAAGTTGGAGAAACATTTGAGAGAATTCTTGAAGAG ACGGTGAAAGTGCGTGATGAGCAGGAACATGACATGCCACTGCTACAGGCAATTTCTATTGTGTTTGAGAGGCACCCCCATCTAAA GCTAGAAGGGCTAGATGATCAGGTCTTGCAATGGTGTGTCTGCCGGCTTGAGGCATGGTTTGCTGCAGATGCAGATGAAATATCTCTGAAGAACTGGGATCAG GAGCGTGTTCTTACTGGTGGACATGGACTGATGGTAAATGGATACTATCCTGTTATTGAAGCTCTTGCTCAAGGTCTTGACATCAGGCTTAACCAAAG GGTCACCGAAATTAATCGTCAATACAATGGAGTCAAGGTCACTACTGAAGATGGCACAGGCTACTTTGCTGACGCTTGCATAATCTCTGTGCCACTCGGTGTGCTCAAGGCGAACATAATAAAGTTTGAacctgagctgccctcatggaaGAGCTCTGCCATCGCAGACCTCGGCGTTGGTGTTGAGAACAAGATCGCTATGCACTTCGACACGGTCTTCTGGCCCAATGTTGAGGTGCTGGGAATGGTTGGACCGACGCCTAAAGCGTGTGGGTACTTCCTGAACCTGCACAAAGCCACCGGCAATTCAGTCCTCGTCTACATGGCTGCCGGAAGGTttgcccaggaagtggagaaaCTGTCGGACAAAGAAGCTGTCAGCTTGGTCGTTTCTCACCTGAAGAAGATGCTTCCATATGCCACTGAACCA ACGAAGTACTTGGTGTCACGCTGGGGCTCCGACCCGAACTCTCTGGGGTCCTACTCGTGCGACCTGGTCGGGAAGCCGGCCGACGTGTGCGCGAGGTTCTCTGCCCCCGTGGAGAACCTGTACTTCGGCGGCGAGGCGGCCAGCGCTGAGCACTCGGGGTCGGTGCACGGCGCGTACTCGTCGGGCATTGCCGCCGCCGAAGAATGCAGGAAGCGCCTCTTGACGCTGAAGGGCATCCCGGACCTGGTCCAGGTcgcggcgtgggaggagatggCCGGAGCTGTGGCTCCCCTGCAGATTTGCAGGACCTGA